The Methanofervidicoccus sp. A16 genome has a segment encoding these proteins:
- a CDS encoding 2-oxoacid:ferredoxin oxidoreductase subunit gamma has protein sequence MRKEVRISGFGGQGIVLAGVILGRSAALYDGKNAVQTQSYGPEARGGASKSEVVISEEEIDYPKVIKPDILVCMSQQAFDKYGRDIKDGGTVIVDRDLVTVPENFYNGNVKLYKIPFTDIAYKDIGLKIVANIVMLGALVRITGVVSKESMKKAILDSVPKGTEEKNLMAFERGYNYMG, from the coding sequence ATGAGAAAGGAGGTTAGAATATCTGGTTTTGGAGGACAGGGAATTGTATTGGCAGGTGTGATACTGGGGAGAAGTGCAGCACTCTACGACGGTAAGAATGCAGTACAGACACAATCCTACGGGCCTGAGGCGAGGGGAGGTGCCAGTAAGTCAGAGGTTGTAATATCCGAGGAGGAGATCGACTATCCTAAGGTTATAAAACCTGATATATTGGTGTGTATGTCTCAACAGGCATTTGATAAGTACGGGAGGGATATAAAGGATGGAGGTACAGTTATCGTAGATAGGGACTTAGTTACAGTACCTGAGAACTTCTACAACGGGAATGTAAAATTATACAAGATTCCATTTACAGATATAGCCTATAAGGATATAGGTTTAAAGATAGTGGCAAATATAGTAATGCTCGGAGCACTAGTTAGAATAACAGGAGTAGTTTCAAAGGAATCTATGAAAAAGGCGATATTGGACAGTGTGCCAAAGGGTACTGAGGAGAAGAACTTAATGGCCTTTGAAAGGGGATATAACTATATGGGATAA
- a CDS encoding 2-oxoacid:ferredoxin oxidoreductase subunit beta encodes MRKDRLPHIFCSGCGIGTVINCFTNALDKLNIKPEDYIALSGIGCSSRIPGYLYCDSLHTTHGRPIAYATGVKLALPDKKVVVFTGDGDLAAIGGNHFIHGCRRNIDITVICVNNHIYGMTGGQVSPTTPSGKRATTAPYGNVENSMDLCKLAMAAGATYVARWTTTHPIQLSNSIKKGLTKKGFSFIEVIAQCPTYYGRFNISRSAVEILKYIKEHSIHIRKAENLPEEELRDKIVVGEFLDIEKPEFAEGMINLIKEHRN; translated from the coding sequence ATGAGGAAGGATAGATTACCTCATATCTTCTGTTCAGGTTGTGGAATTGGAACTGTAATAAACTGTTTTACAAATGCCTTGGATAAGTTGAACATCAAACCTGAAGACTATATAGCACTCTCTGGAATTGGGTGTTCCTCCAGGATACCTGGATATCTATACTGTGACTCCCTCCATACAACCCATGGAAGGCCTATAGCCTATGCAACTGGAGTGAAGTTGGCACTTCCAGATAAGAAGGTTGTTGTATTCACAGGGGATGGGGATCTGGCAGCTATAGGTGGAAATCACTTTATACATGGTTGTAGGAGGAACATAGATATAACTGTCATCTGTGTAAATAACCACATATACGGTATGACTGGGGGGCAGGTTTCTCCAACTACTCCCTCTGGGAAGAGGGCAACTACAGCACCTTATGGAAACGTGGAGAACAGTATGGATCTCTGTAAGTTGGCCATGGCAGCAGGTGCAACCTACGTGGCTAGATGGACTACAACCCATCCAATACAACTGTCCAACAGTATAAAGAAGGGTTTGACTAAGAAGGGCTTCTCCTTCATCGAGGTTATAGCCCAGTGTCCTACATACTACGGTAGGTTCAACATCTCGAGGAGTGCTGTAGAGATACTGAAGTACATCAAGGAACACTCTATACATATAAGAAAGGCTGAAAATCTACCTGAAGAGGAATTAAGAGATAAAATAGTAGTTGGAGAGTTCTTAGATATTGAGAAACCAGAATTCGCAGAAGGTATGATCAATCTTATCAAAGAGCATAGAAATTAA